Part of the Chanos chanos chromosome 5, fChaCha1.1, whole genome shotgun sequence genome, tgtgtgtgtcagtgcactCTTTCCTGAAAGTTactttattttcctctctcttttcaggcAAAATAACGAGAACTCCTCCTGGTGGCCATCTTGGCGGCCCACATCCATGTCTTTGCTGAAAAACGCAGAGGCCAAAATCCTTGCATGTAAGAAATGAAGCATCTATATGTATTGTCATATGTATCTACAGAGCACTATCCTACCAGatacaaaaaaagttttattattGTCTCtgctgtaaaaaaacaacaacaacaacaacaacaaaaaaacttttactGTTACACTGAGATTGTGAGATTGTCCATCGTTATCAAATTATACTGTGACGCTCATGCTCCTTTTGTTTCCCCCCAGGCATTAAAAGTGACCTCTGGGCTCGGTTTGTGACCTTGCCCAACCAGAACAGAATAAGGACCCTCACAGTGACTAATGGGACTGCACACACAATAAATGATCAAGGTATTCCCCGTCTGTCTCCCCCAAAACCTGTGTCAAACCAAATCAAATAACAATGGcactgtttttgtctctcagtgGATCAGCTAAGTTAAATGAATCGCTAGTTATCCGTTTTCCGCTGCATATGACAGCATGTAGACCTTACAATGTCTCTTGGCCTTGAACCTTTGACAGACAGTAGTGTATTGAGTGCTTTAGTATATCagacgtttttcttttcttttcttttctttttttttcttttctttccttttctttctctttctcccctagTAGCTCGTACCCCTCTTGTCATGGTCCATGGGTTTGGAGGAGGGGTGGGACTATGGATACATAACCTGGATGCCCTAAGTTGTTCTCGAACCGTCCATGCCTTTGACCTGCTGGGCTTTGGTCGAAGCTCCCGCCCTCTGTTCTCCACAGATGGCACACTGGCTGAAGAGCAGTTTGTCAGCTCTATAGAACAGTGGCGAGAAGTCTTGGGGCTGGACCGTATGATCCTGTTGGGTCATAGCTTGGGCGGTTACCTCGCAACTTCTTATGCCATTCAGTACCCTGAAAGGTGAGAGATGGTGCAAGAATTACGTTTGTATCTCGAACTTCATGTCAAAGATGTTGTTAAATTGTTTTTATGGTCATAGTACATAACGTTCATAGCGAAATGGATCCAAAACAATGCTTGTCAACAATGATGTAACTTGTATCAACATATCACACCAAATAAGGAGCATTTTGAACAATCAGTTAAGTTACAGCTAGTATTTTTAAGGTCACCTGAATATACTGCACGTGTGTCTCTCTTCTTTAGAGTCAGTCACCTCATTCTTGTAGATCCCTGGGGTTTCCCAGAGCGACCTAAACCCCAACCTGAAGCATCAGAGGATAAGGGTTCAGCAACCAAAAGGCCTACAATACCTCGATGGGTAAAAGCAGTTGCATCAGTTGCCGGTTATTTCAATCCTCTGGCCATCATCAGGGCAGCAGGGCCGtggggtaagagagagagagatgacaactGAAATCTAATGGAGATtaggaggaaaagaaataacAGAAGATATTGTGAAATAGAGAATTCATTTGATTTCAGAATTCATTTCGCATACCTGTCTGCAAAAAATCTGCCAGCTCTGATGTTTTCATTCCTTTTAATACCAGGTCCAGGTCTTGTGAATAGGTTTCGTCCAGATTTCAAAAGGAAGTTTGAAGACCTGTTTGATGACAACACAATGACTGAGTACCTCTACCACTGCAACGCTCAGACCCCGAGGTGATTGAGAGCCCGTCTACAGTTACACTATTATAAACGCTGAACGCTGTGGCAACATACATTTCATCcattgtctgtgtctctgttagATTTCAAACGACGTCATTTTCCTAATATTTTTCTCTCTACCTCAGTGGAGAGGTGGGTTTCCGGGCCATGTCCGAGTCTCTGGGCTGGGCCAAAAGGCCGATGGTACAGCGGGTCCACAAACTTCCCTTCTCCATGCCTGTGACCATGCTGTACGGAGCACGTTCGTGGGTAGACAGCTCCACTGGAACCATTGTGTCACAGATCAGAGGCCAGAACACTACCCGTGTcatggtgagtgtgtgatcaagagaaaaaaaaagaagaaaagcacagATTCAAGCTAAAAGAGCAAGAATCTGGGGTCTTCAATGAGATGGTGGTAAAACATTAAATGGAATGGAAAGAAATGGAaagtaaaacatatttaaaaaaaaaaacaattttctcaatttgttttctttctccacaGTTGATCGATCATGCGTCTCACCATGTGTATGCTGACCGGCCGGACGAGTTCAACAAAGTGGTGCAGAACATCTGTAACACCGTAGACTAACTGTGGCAAAGGAATGGGACATGAGACATGAAGTAATGCTTCTGCGTATACCTCATAGAGACTGAGTGTGTACTTTAATATTCTCACGCTCAGAAGACTATGACGAGGTACACGAGGGGCCGAGCAGATTTACCGTAATCTAAAGAATTTTACAACTTACACAGAGGCCTTTATAAGGTTCATGAATAGATTGCCTGATTTAGGATAAGTTGATAATGTGCCAGTTTAATACGTACCATCAGAAGCTGAATACCTAGACTGACTCTACGTCTGCACTCAGTGGTAACTTTTAACAGCATCTTCTTTGTCAGGTCATTTGTGGCCTTCATGTTTTGATGGATCGTATGGATTTGTATGCAGTGGGACATGCTCTCTCATTTGCTGAGTGAATTGTGCGAACAGTGTCCTTGTTTTCTGATTGTCTGGGCGTATTGTTTAAGTTGCATGTCACTCGCACAATAGCAGAATTGGATTCACAACTGTAATGAATCATGCctctcattattattttttttttttttttgtcctttgtgcttttgttgatatgtaatattttatttaaacattctGATATCCTagattttatctttatttgacTAAAACTGACTTTAAAATATCGATCCTCTTGTTCTTTGTATGCATTTGAATGTATCTGAATATTTGAAAAGTCTGAATAGTCAATAGACATTAAGTTTAGTAATCATCTTTTCCTgtgatttttgtattttataacCCATgatttaaatacacatttatacatttaaaaaacgtcaaagactttttgttgttgttgcattcaGTTTCTGTCTGCTTAACCAAGAAACTTCAGTGCGGTGTTTTCTACCGAACTCTTCTTCTCCCTTTGAGCCAGTAGAGGGCAACAAGTGCTTTAATTAGGAtcactctgcttttttttttttctttctttcttttttttttttgttatgtggTTCGCATTTGAAGGTTACAAGAGAATATGTAACAAAGGGAAGGTTCTTTTATCTCAGTGCGTTTGAGGCTTCTCAGGGAAGATGCCTGTCTTTACAGAGAGAACTATGGGCTGCTGGTTGTTATTAGACGTGCAGCTGCAGAGTGCTGCTCAGACATCAAAAACTGGCACGTCCTAAGGGCCACTGTAGCACCTTAAATCAGAGAGCACAGTGACGTGTTTATGCTCGCTGTTCATGACAgttctgtgtttgagagagaggtcTGACAGATGAGGCCAAAGGGTTTTTCCATCTCTCATTTAAGGCCATTGCGTATGTATATGAAGTACTGAGACAAAGATAGGTGACAAGCAGAGACAAGTATTTATGGGACCACGCTTCCGTGATATTCCTGCTTATTGCTGGGATTGCTACAGGAGATCGTTAATGGTTGCTTATTCACAGCACCAGTGTCTTATTCATAAATTTCATAGCTGATATTTTATTGTCAGAGTGTTTGTCCATATTTTTCCCTGACTGATTCCGTGACTGATTGAATTGAACCTGAATCCATGAGCCAGTAGTCCACAAAAGAGGTTAAATCACTGCACCCAGACCTGTTTCATTATCACAGATTTTTTATTGTTCAAATTGGTTTTTGTAAAGCTCTAAAGTGTGAAAGTGCAATAGATAACATGAATAGTAAAAATGCTACCAGGGAATTCCTCCCTGATGTGTAATGTTTTATCTGACAATTAGATTAGACATGACGAACCACTCATAGAAAGAATGGTGAGAGTCaaggtgacaaaaaaaaaaaaaacatggggtGGAAAATACAGAAACTCTGTAATactgatatataaatataaaatttccTTCACTTACTCCTTTATGCCACCGTTATAATTCCATCTATGATACTATCACTGGAGTTGGGAAAGTGCTTTTAAGGCAAAGGTGTTGAATACAAATTTTTTAACCAATATTTGACAAATAGGATACAGACTCTGTTTTTACATATATACTATGAGGAAGACAAGCAAGTGATAACAAAATGATATCatatataaatgataaatgatgtCTGAACATCGTGATAAAATGACCAGTTTTCACCTTTGAAAAACTGTTGTCTGGATCAAAAGAAATCTGCCATGATACCCACTCTCTCCTAAACTATTAACAGTACGCCTTGAAAGCCAAATAACATACAAAagtaacactgtaaaaaataacaCTGCAAATAAAGAGCAATAATTATTAAAATCACAAACTTTCATAATAATCTTTCTTTCATGTTGGGACAAATTGCCCATTTCAtcaaattcactcactcactcactcattatctaagccgcttatcctgattagggtcgcggggggtgctggagcctatcccagcgctcatagggcgaaaggcggggaaataccctggacaggtcgccagtccatcgcagggcagacacacagacaaacacactgacacacacattcatacctaggggcgatttagtgtctccaattcacctaacctgcatgtctttggactgtgggaggaaaccggagctcccggaggaaacccatgcagacacggggagaacatgcaaactcctcATCAAATTCAGTTTCCATCATTTTGTTCCCCTTTATCACAGTTTGAGTCATTATACTAAGCAAACACTTCAGTTTCTGACTTCCTATGGtatttaaacataaaatgatACAGTTTATAATATGAATATCTAAATCTTTCAAATATGGATTAAGTTCAGAGATGCACCTAGATCATTCCAACAGTGATTTGCGTTTCAGTaagataaagaaagagggacagataAGAGTCCGACTGCAGAGTTTGTAACAGTCAGACAACTTGTGCGTTTTCACTGCTCTTTTACATTGATATCAGCTACACCGTGCACCTGACTCAGCTGCCGACAGTCCAGTGAGGCCACCAGCTTCCTGCAGCCAGGCAGAGATGGGATGAAAtgttctgtcacagtgactGTGGAATGCTTCCCCAcatcactgaagagagaggagacaggggagaTTAAGCATGTGTGCAAAAAAAGTCATCGACATTCACAGATCATTTACAGATTATTGTAAATATAATTGTTCCTGGTGTAAAAGTTTGAGAAACTGAGAAATATGTGTCACGTAAGTGTTTACGCTGACTGAAAGAAATGAGGGAAACTCAATGAGAtcacagaaagacaggcaggTTTCCAAAAGAGTCCTTACCCGATCTCGATGGGATGTAGGTTCCTCAGGCCTATTCCCTCTACCCGGAGGACAACACTCCGTAGAGTGCATGGCAGAGGGTTAGTGAAAGTGATCTTAGCAGCCATCTCTTTACCCACAACAGCGTCCCCCACAGGCTGGTAGAACAAATACAAAAGGAAGTGATATAACTTGACATTTCTAAAACTGATTTATGTGCTCAATTCATGAAAAACTTTCTCATAACCTTAGAACAAAGAAATAATGGGAGTGAATGAAAACGCAACATGGCTTATCAGCAACAATGGAAGACTATcatggaaacaaaaaagaattaaaagacTAAGATCAGTAGATTAcaattacattatatttatttatttggcagatgcttaaTCCAAAGCGggttccaagacaggcagatcAAGCAACAgcacaatgatttttttcctccaaaagcTCACCTGGATGTTGAGATCTGGGGTGCGGAGTCGAAAGCTTGTCTGAGAAGCCAGGACCTGTTGAGTCTCGCTGACCCGTCCAGACAGCGTCATCATCAGAGCAGCCTGGTCTACCAGTTGGTCCTGGTACTCTTGGTAAGGCAACACCCAGTCTATGACCTTCTCTGAAGGCCAAGAGGAGCATTGAGTTATTAAAACCAGTCTTTCGCAATGGTAGTCCGAGCAATGATTCTGGATAAAGTGTGAAAAGGAATTTAGAAGAAATATTGGTGGTTGCTTGGCAACCACTGTCTCTTACCTTCGTTCGGCTTGAGCTCTACTGgaagcttttctttcttcactgtTCCCTTAAGAACGCCGGTATAGTACATGACTTCCACCTGGCTGTGGAGGGTGGCTCTGCGAGGTTGTGAGCTCATATTCTTCACCAGAATCTTGAGATGTGCATCACCACCCATGAGTGGTCCATCTCCATCTAACTTCACTTCCACCTGCACATCTTCAGCTATCGGAGACGAGTACACATCAGGTTTGGAGCCATAGCGACTGGCTGTTTCCACGGCAATGCGCTCTTCCTCTGACCCTGGTGAGAGCAAGTGATGGAGGAACAGGATGAGAACTTGACTTGACTGgatgcacagaaacacatgacGATATTTCAGCAGACAGGTTAGCACGGAAGTCAACGTCACCAACTGCCTGTTTACATATACGAGTCATGTTGCCTTTATGTATTGGTTGGGTGGATGTTTGAGGTGTCTTGAAAGTTACTTTGGTTTTTATGAATGTAATATAttccaagactgggaaaaaaaaatatcccccAAAGCATTTAGGCGTGTAAGTATTTTACTGTACGTTCTAAGCTTTTGCGGGTCTGCAGGTAATCACTTCAAGTCAAAAATCCTTGCGTCTCCACCCTGAGGTTTTAGTGTCTGATTCAACAGAACATATGAATGTGTCTGAATTTGTGAAAGCTTAATAACGCTTTAATTTGAATGTTTGCACAAGTATTGCAAATGCTTCTGGTGTCATTTGTCTGTCTTCACATGTGCAGTCGTCTGGTGCGTGATCATACCCTCTGCATGTTTGTACAAGTGGGTGATGTCAGCCCGCTCGTCTGAACCCACAGCCTTGGTGCTGATAAAGTGGCCTACTGCTTTCTTCGCACAGAGGATCTGAGTAAAAGTGGTATCAGGATTCCTCTGCCAGTAGATCTTGTCACTGTTCACCTGATCCACAGAAATGTACAGCACAGTATGTTACAGGACAGAAGCTTCTCTAGAAACACAATGCCTTCAataatacagcaaaaaaaacaacataattcaGACATAGTTATGTTTTCCTATCAAATTGGTAATGAAGAAAATTATATTTACGAAGAAATTAAGAAATTAGTCAACTACATTTACTGCAGTGAAGATAAAGCAGTAGCTTCAAAACTTCAGTATGTATGCACGTACGTACACACTAATATTTGGATTCCTATTACAAAACAGAACTAATGAAATGGTAGTTTACAATCAGAGTGAAGGTGGCAGGTGGCAGTGATCCTCCATTACCTCAGCGAAGACAAAGGGTGTGTCATGCTTCAGGTACACGTGTCCAGAGCGTATGGCTGCAAGAGAGGCAGGGCCACAGCGGAAGGTGCCTTGACTCGTTTCTTGTGGGGTAGAGTCTACCGCCTGCCAGCCCCCCATACCTGGGGGCAGGTCTGGACGAGCCATCCAACAGTCGTTCCATACATGGAAGTTCCTAGAAAGAAAAATGTAGGagacacaaaaatgaataaatttaaaaactaaTAATAACAAGTGATGGCTTGTGTTTACATGTTGAGTCAAATAGTTCCACTATTTAACGACTGTATTCCAACTTCCATTCCATTCAAATCTTTGTCACAGGAAAGGAACATTTCATCGACtgaaatttgaagaaaaaaaaaagattttttgaaGCTAATTTTAGGACAACTAATTTTAGAACAATTTAAAATACGTTGTATGTGGATAATATCAAAGTATATGAGTAAAATTTGTGAAATGTAATATGCACTTTGTCCACTTGAAGAGGGGCTTTGAGCAATGTAAGGACTCACCAGATCGAGTCAGAGTTGAGCTCATTAATTGGCTCCATGTTCTCATCAAAGAAAAAATCTGTGGTCAGTGAGACGTCTGTGTCATGAGCCGACTGGAAATTTGTGACGCTGCGTGCAGGAATGCCAAGGCACCTCAGTACTGttagaaaaaagataaaaaaaaaaaagagagagagagaggaaggggtaTGTTTAATAATGACGAAATGAATGGGTGGCACGTTgggagagacacagggagaaacCCATACAGGTCTCTTTCCACTGCTGTG contains:
- the abhd4 gene encoding (Lyso)-N-acylphosphatidylethanolamine lipase isoform X1, with amino-acid sequence MQDEIDLEQNNENSSWWPSWRPTSMSLLKNAEAKILACIKSDLWARFVTLPNQNRIRTLTVTNGTAHTINDQVARTPLVMVHGFGGGVGLWIHNLDALSCSRTVHAFDLLGFGRSSRPLFSTDGTLAEEQFVSSIEQWREVLGLDRMILLGHSLGGYLATSYAIQYPERVSHLILVDPWGFPERPKPQPEASEDKGSATKRPTIPRWVKAVASVAGYFNPLAIIRAAGPWGPGLVNRFRPDFKRKFEDLFDDNTMTEYLYHCNAQTPSGEVGFRAMSESLGWAKRPMVQRVHKLPFSMPVTMLYGARSWVDSSTGTIVSQIRGQNTTRVMLIDHASHHVYADRPDEFNKVVQNICNTVD
- the tgm1l1 gene encoding protein-glutamine gamma-glutamyltransferase K, which codes for MPSERLSIRDSSAVGRFHGATTANGQAVPERESTPVQRKKKGGFAGCFQKLCPCSSRRQSSSSNIINADNLVTTDNVATPSSPAPLPPEPQTGDLELREAKLMVDSVDLLSAKSGQNRQEHHTDQYHSKELIVRRGQTFQIMLELSRPFNSNTDKLHLELKTGPLPLVSKGTHVIIPLVEELQDECWEAKIVEQNSNQIKLSVNSPPTAVIGKYSLTIATRCPQSDTPQIHDPKKDIYMLFNPWCEEDTVYMDDEEEKKEYVLNDTGRIYYGTEKQIGARTWNFGQFDEGVLEACLFILEKSEVPPSGRGDPVNVVRVISAMVNAPDDCGVLVGNWSGNYVGGLAPTAWSGSVDILKKYHTGDGSPVKYGQCWVFSGVTTTVLRCLGIPARSVTNFQSAHDTDVSLTTDFFFDENMEPINELNSDSIWNFHVWNDCWMARPDLPPGMGGWQAVDSTPQETSQGTFRCGPASLAAIRSGHVYLKHDTPFVFAEVNSDKIYWQRNPDTTFTQILCAKKAVGHFISTKAVGSDERADITHLYKHAEGSEEERIAVETASRYGSKPDVYSSPIAEDVQVEVKLDGDGPLMGGDAHLKILVKNMSSQPRRATLHSQVEVMYYTGVLKGTVKKEKLPVELKPNEEKVIDWVLPYQEYQDQLVDQAALMMTLSGRVSETQQVLASQTSFRLRTPDLNIQPVGDAVVGKEMAAKITFTNPLPCTLRSVVLRVEGIGLRNLHPIEIGDVGKHSTVTVTEHFIPSLPGCRKLVASLDCRQLSQVHGVADINVKEQ
- the abhd4 gene encoding (Lyso)-N-acylphosphatidylethanolamine lipase isoform X2, whose translation is MQDEIDLEQNNENSSWWPSWRPTSMSLLKNAEAKILACIKSDLWARFVTLPNQNRIRTLTVTNGTAHTINDQARTPLVMVHGFGGGVGLWIHNLDALSCSRTVHAFDLLGFGRSSRPLFSTDGTLAEEQFVSSIEQWREVLGLDRMILLGHSLGGYLATSYAIQYPERVSHLILVDPWGFPERPKPQPEASEDKGSATKRPTIPRWVKAVASVAGYFNPLAIIRAAGPWGPGLVNRFRPDFKRKFEDLFDDNTMTEYLYHCNAQTPSGEVGFRAMSESLGWAKRPMVQRVHKLPFSMPVTMLYGARSWVDSSTGTIVSQIRGQNTTRVMLIDHASHHVYADRPDEFNKVVQNICNTVD